CGTAATCTTGCGGGGAGTGTGAAAATAAAAGACTGTCTTGCGGCTGAATTGCGTCGGGGGGGTGCGCTTTTGTCCGAACGTTTCCATCGGAGCGCACATGCGGATTGTCCGATTTGAAGTGTATGAGTCGGGATTTTTCGCGCGGGCGCATCGGACGCAAAAAAAAGGGCTTCGCGTTGCCGCGAAGCCCCGAACCTGTTAATAAAACAAAGTCTATTTGCGCCTGCGGATTACCGCAACCGCCAGCGCGGCCGCTCCGAAAATTGCCGCCCATTCCGCGGGTTCGGGAATTGCCGCCGTGAGCCAGCCCGCGCCGTTGACTGCGATGTTTACGAGGTTGTTGTCGGAGTCGTATGCCTTGATTCTCGAAAGCTGCGCCTTTGTTGCGGCGTCGGTGCCCACGTAGATTCTGTTGTCGGCAAAGTTGTAGATTTCTACGATTTTTCCCGCAAAGCCCGATATTGTGGTATCGCCCGTTTTCGTGAGTTCAAGGGTCGCGGCGTTGTCGTCCAGAAAAATCTTAAAGTCTTGTCCGAGCCAGATTTCGGAGAACTGCTGGCTTGCCGCAATGTGCAGTTCGGGAACGTAGGCTTCAAACCCTTCGCCCCTGTCCGCAGTGATGAGGGATATGTTGCCTTCGCCGTTTTCGTCGACAATGGCGTTCGCCTTGTTGAGGTACGCTTTCGAAATGTTCCACATTACGAACTTCTTTTCGCCGCCCGAAATCGTGATTTGAGAGTCGTCGTTAACGGTAAGTTTTGCCGTGGTGAGGTTGATATCCGCATTGTAGTCGCCGTTTAGGTCGAGGCGCGAATCAATGTACCAAGTTGCGCTCTTGCCCGTTGCCGTATTCGCGTTCAGCGTTGCGGTGCGCTTGATTTCAAGCCCGCGGTTGCCGACGGCAACGTCGCTGTTTGCCGTATCCTGCGCGAAAGTGCCGCCCGACGAGTTCATAGAGTACACCGCGAATCTCTTGGTCGGGTTTTGGTTCGCGACATTGAGCGTGCCGCCGACGTTGAGCGTGCTGCCGCCCTGCATTACAAGCTGTCCGTTGACTGTGAGCGAACCGTTTGCGAAGATGTTGATTGTGTTGTCGGAAGTTCTGAGCACGCCGTTCGAGCCGATTGTGAGCTTTGTGCCGTCGTACAGGTCGATTTGGCTCTTGTTGCCGTTGTATCTTTGGAGGTTGAACTCGCCGTTTACATTGAGGTTTGCGTTGTTGGTTTGTCCGTAGTATTCGCCGAGTCTGATAGAGCCGCTCCAATCAACCTTTGCGCCTTCGGCAATGGTGATGTCGGAAGTGCCCTGCCGCTCCTGCAGGAAAGTGTTTTTTGCGAGCACCTTCGCGTAGACGTCCTTGAAGTTGAGATACTGCGACTGCTTATTATAGTTCGCGTTAAGAGTGAGGCTTTGTCCGAAATCGACCGTGATTGCCGCGGTGCTCGACGCCGAATTCGTGATGGTCGTTATGGCGTAGTTTTGTTTCCACGACGCAACTTTGAGGGCGGTTTTTGCGTCGGTCGAATTTGCGTCGACTGTCAGCCCGGTGTCTTGACCCCATGCGGCGATGTTGACGCCGCCCGTCGAGCCGTCGATTTCGGTGAGCGAGCCGACTGTAACGCCCGAGGCTGCGGTGTATCTGTTGCCGCCGGTAGAGTCGATTTCGATTGCGTCGCCGGCGGTGATTACCGTGCGTTCCGACGACCCGCCTTTAATGGGTTCGGCGTACGCGGTAGCCGCAGCCAGCGCGATTAGCATAGGTATCGTTAGTTTCTTCATAATAATAGCCTGTTTGAGGTTGAGCAAATTTTCCTTTTTGCTATAATAATAATCTATTCAAAGTGCGAAGAATGTACAGTCAATTATCGCGTTTTTTTTGTAAACGGTTTAATTTTATAAGCGATTGTTGCTCTTGTTGTTGGGGGTTTTTGCTCTCTCCGAAAAATGCGTCCGCGCCCCTGAAATTTGAAATTTTTGCTTGGCAACGCCTTTTGAGGCGTTCTTATTGCCTTGCTCCTGCAAAATATTGTTGTCTTGCGGGCATTTTTGTGCCATAGGGAAAGTTTGAAAATGAACGAATCGCCAATACATTTTTCGTACTCCGACATACTTGCGGCAATGCCCCAACAGCCGCCTTTTCTCTTCGTCGAAGAGGCAGACTATGCCGACGGAGTCATTGCGGGGCGCTACACCCTCAAACCCGACGAATTCTTCTTCAAAGGGCATTTCAAAGACAATCCCGTCTTCCCCGGAACGCTGATGTTGGAGGCAATGGGGCAGCTCTGCGTGTTCGGGCTTATCAAGGGCGTTTTTGCCGACATGCCCAAGCCCGCCGACCCCGAAAAAATATTTTTCACTTCCGGCGACGGCGCGCGCTGCATGCGCATCTGCCGCCCGAACGAAGTCATCGAACTCCGCGCAAAGCCCACACGCATACGCCGCCCGATTGCGAATTTCGAGGCGTCGATGTCGGTAGGCGGTCAGAAGGCGTCGTTCTGCGAAAAACTCACGCTCACTTTCGATTTCATTTCCTAATATTCCATGAAGAAAAACAACGTTGTAATAACAGGTCTCGGATTCATCACAAGCATCGGCAACGACATCGAATCGGTTTGCGACAGCCTTGTGAACCTCAAAAACGGCATAGAGCTTTACCCGCAGTTTGCCGACGACAAAATTCCCGTCAAATGCGTCGGAACGGTAAAGCATTTCGATACCGACAGCACCGACCCCGAAGACTGGACGTATCCGCCCGAATACCGCGTGCGCCGCGACGTTCTGCGCTCGCTTCCCCCGCACGGGCTTTACGCTTACTGCGCAATGAAGCAGGCTATTGCGGATTCGGGCTTGGACGAATCGCAAATTTCCGACCCCTCGACGGGGCTTTACACCGCCTCCGCTGGCTCTACGGGCATGCTCTACCACAACATGCAGATGCTCGACAAAAAGGGCGTGTTGCGTTCGAATCCGCTGGGAATCGTGGCGTCAATCGTGGGCACGCTTTCGTTCAACCTCGTGTCGGCGTTCAAGATTAAGGGCGCAAGCTGCGGCTTTGCGTCGGCATGCGCAAGCAGCTCGCACGCGACGGGCTTTGCCTACGACGAAATCGCAAACGGCCGTCAGGACAGAATGTTCGTTGTAGGCGGCGAAGACGGCGACTACCGCACGCTTCTCCCCTTTGCGGGCATGCGCGCTTTGAGCACCAACCGCGACCCCGAAACGGCGTCGAGACCCTTCGACAAAAACCGCGACGGATTCGTGGGTTGCGGCGGCGGCGTGGTGATGCTTCTCGAAAACGAGGAGGTCGCAAAAGCCCGCGGCGCGAAGATTTACGCGAGAATCCGCGGCTGGGGACAGGCGAGCGACGGCTACAATGTCGCCGTTCCGCACCCAGAAGGCACGGGCGTTATAAACGCCGCAAACCGCGCCCTCGCCGACGCGGGAATTTCGGCGGACGATGTCGATTACATAAACGCCCACGCAACCTCGACGCCCATGGGCGACGTCGCCGAACTCAAAGCGGTCAAGTCGGTTTTCGGGCAAAACAAAAAGCTTAGAATCAGCAGCACAAAGGCGATTACGGGGCACGGGCTTTCGCTCGCGGGCGTGATGGAGGCGGCGTTTTGCGCGCTCGCGCTCAAACGCGGCTTCACCCCGGGCTCCGCGCACATCGAAAACCTCGACGAAGCCGCGGAGGGTCTCAACATTCCGCGCAAGACGGAATTCGATTCGCCGAAAATCGCGCTTTCGCTCAGCAGCGGTTTCGGCGGCGCGAACACGGCAATCGTCATGGAGGCAGCCGAATAATGATTTGGCTTTACAGGCTTTTGTTTGTCCCCGCGTTCCTGCTGGCGTTCCCGTACTACGCGGTCAGAATGCTGCGCCGCGGCGGATATTCAAAAGACTTCTCGCACAGGCTCGGCGGGCAGAAAAAGCTTCCGCCGAAGTCGGGCAAAAAGCGCGTGTGGCTGCAGGCGGTAAGCGTGGGCGAGATTGAGGCTCTGGCGTCGCTTATAGACATGCTCTCCTCCGAATTCGAGCTTGTGGTGACCACGACCACAAGTACAGCCTACAAAATTCTGCGCGAAAAATACGCGGCGAAATGCCTGTATGTCGGGGTGTTTCCGATAGACTTCTGGCTGTTTTCGGCTCGCGCGTGGGAGAAAATAAACCCCGACGTGTGCCTGCTCATGGAGGGCGAGCTTTGGCCGGAGCACATGCATCAGGCGAAGTCGCGCGGGGCAAAAATAATGCTGCTCAACGCGCGAATGTCGGACAAGTCTTTCGGACGCTACGCAAAGTTCCCGTACGTCGCGCGGAGACTGCTCGACAAGTTCGACGCAATTTGCGCGTCGAGCGAATTCGACGCCGCGCGTTTCATAAGGCTGGGCGCGTCGCCGCTGAAAGTATTTACGACGGGCAACATGAAGTTCGACTCGAAGCCCGCAACGGTGCTCGACGAAAACGGAAAGGCGCAGCTCCGCGCCGAAATGGGCTTTGCGCCCGACTCCCTCGTTCTGCTCGGCTCGTCCACATGGGACGGCGAGGAGGAAATGCTTTTGAAGGCCCTCGACAAAATCCGCGCTGATAAAATAGACTGCCGCCTGCTTCTCGTTCCGCGCCACGCCGAACGCCGCAACGCAGTAAAACGCCTGATTGCGGGCTATCCGCACGGCGTCCGCAGCGAATCGAAAACCGCGCCCGAAGGAACGCTCGTCTACCTTGCCGACACTACGGGCGAACTGCGCAATTTGACGCAGATTGCGGATTTTGCGTTTGTGGGAAAAAGCCTTCCGCCCAACGTCGGCGGACAGACACCGATTGACTGCGCAGCCCTCGGAGTGCCGATTGTCTACGGACCGAACATGACGAATTTCCGCCGCGCGTGCGAAACGCTCGAACGCGACGGCGCGGTGGTGAAAGTCCCCAACGCGGAATGCGCGGTAGTGGAGCTTGCGCGGCTTGCAAAGAATCCGCATGCGCGCGAAACGCTCGCGCAGTCGGCAAAGAAGTGGCACTCTTCGAACGTCGGCGCAAGCGCGCGCACGTTTGCAATCATAGAGGACAGGTGCGGAAAATAGGGCGTAGGGCGCGGGCGGCGCGATTTTTTCGCAAAGCCGCGCAAAAAAAACTTGAAAGCGGACGGCGGCAAACCCATTTTTTTTAGCCTGTAAAAACGCAAAACATATGGCTATAAAACTTGGCATCATAGGCTACGGAAATTTAGGCAGGGGCGTTGAAGCCGCCGTGCGCCAAAATCCCGACATGGAACTCGAAGTCGTCTTCACGCGCAGGAATCCCGAAAGCGTGAAGATTGCGACAAAATCGGCGAAAGTCGCAAACGTTGCGGACGCCGCGGAATGGAAGGACAGGCTCGACGTCGTGATTCTCTGCGGCGGAAGCGCGACCGACCTTCCCGTGCAGACTCCCGAATACGCAAAACTTTTCAACGTGGTCGACAGCTTCGACACCCACGCGAAAATTCCCGAACACTTCGCGAAAGTGGACGCGTCAGCCCGCGCGGCGGGGAAAGTCGCCGCAATTTCGCTCGGCTGGGACCCCGGGCTTTTCTCGCTCAACCGCATGTACGCGGGCGCGATTCTCCCCGAAGGCAAAGACTACACATTCTGGGGCAGGGGCGTAAGCCAGGGGCACTCCGACGCCGTCCGCAGAATTGCTGGCGTTAAAAACGCAAAGCAGTACACAATCCCCGTGGACAGCGCGCTCGACGCCGTCCGCAGGGGCGAAACTCCCGAACTTTCCACGCGCCAAAAACACGTCCGCGAATGCTTCGTCGTTCTCGAAGACGGCGCGGACGCCGAACGCGTCGAACGCGAAATCAAGACGATGCCCAACTACTTCGCCGACTACGACACAACCGTGCACTTCATCGACGAAGCCGAATTCAACGCAAACCACTCGAAAATTCCGCACGGCGGCATGGTTTTCAGAATCGGCAAAACGGGCTTCGAAAAGGAAAACACGCACATCATAGAGTACAAGTTGAAGCTCGACTCGAACCCCGAATTTACGTCGAGCGCACTCGTTGCGTTTGCCCGCGCGGTCTGCCGCATGAACAAAGAGGGCATGTCGGGCTGCAAAACGATTTTCGACATTCCGCCCGCGTACCTCAGCCCGAAATCGGGCGAAGAACTGCGCTCCACGCTCCTGTAAAATCGGCGGCGGACGCTCCGCGCGTTCAGCCAGCCGTTGGGCTGTGCCGACGCGCTTTTGCGCCGCGCCGAATGCTCGGAATTTTTCCGCAAAGCCGCCCGCCGCGACGAGTCGGGCGTTTTTTTTGCGCGCCAATTGCGCGGCGGCGGGAAAAAAGAGTTGAAGAAACGGCGGCAATGTGGCATTTGTGGGACATGAAAATTTTTCAAACACTGGGTTTTGTCGGAATTGCGTCGCTTTTGGGCGCGTGCGGGCTGATTAAGGAGTCCGCATTGGATACGTCGGGGCCCGACCTTCCCGCGTTCGGACAGGAGCTTTCGTTCTTCTCCAAATACAATGCGGGCATCGTGCTTTTGGGCGAGGGAAACTCGCTCGTGGCGGTCTCTCCCAAATATCAGGGCAGGGTCATGACCTCCACGTTCGGCGGCGCGGAGGGCGCGTCGCTGGGCTGGATTAACCACAGGCTTGTCGCCGACGAAAAGGCGGCGATTCAGTCCGACGAAGTTGGCGGCGAAGACTCTTTCGGAATCGGCCCCGAAGGCGGCGACTTCTCCGTATTCTTCCCCGCCGGCGCAACGTATTCGTCGGAAAATTGGCGCGCGCCCGAAAGCTTTTCCTCCGAACCGTGGAAGCTCACCGCGCGTTCGAAGACGCAGGCGCGTTTCGAAAAATTCGCCGATTTCGAAAACGCGAAAGGCAAGCGGTTCAAGGTAAAAGCCGAGCGCGAAATCACGGTGCTCAACCGCCCGCAGGTTTCCGAAATTCTCGGTATTGAAATTCCGGAAGCCGTAAAGCTTGTTGCGTTCCAGTCTTTCAACAAGCTAACAAACGCCGGCGACGCCGCGTGGACGCCCGAAAGCGGGCTGCTCAACATGAACGTGCAGTCGTGCTTCAACGCAAACAGGAAAGTGCGCGTGTTCATTCCGTACAGGGCGGGCGACGCCGCAAAACTCGGCGACATTGTGCGCGACAACTATTTCGAGGCGTCGTCGGGCGACGGCTCGCTGCTTGTCGACCCGTCGTATGTGGAATTCAAGGTGGACGGGCGCAACATGTCGGGAATCGGCATTTCGGGCAGGCGCAGCGAGGGCATCGCGGTTTCGTTCGACGCCTACAATAAAATTCTCACCGTCATTCTCTACATAAAGCCGTCGGGCAACTGCGCGTACCTCCAAAACGCGTGGCGCAGAAGCGGCGGCGACAGGTTCGACGGCGACGCAATTTCGGTCTACAACAACGGTCCGCTCGCCCGCACATCGGCGGCGGCGGACAGGTTCTACGAAATCACAACTTACTCTCCCGCGCTCGAATTGGCGGCAGGCAAAAGCCAGTTCCACCTGCAACGCACCTTCCACTTCGGAGGCTCTGAGTACGACTTGGGGCTGATTTCCTACAAGCTCACGGGCATCGCCATCGGGCAGTTGCGCGGCGAAAAACAGTAATCCAAACAGAATTTATTTCGATAATACCGACATGAACAACCATTTTGAAATGGACGAATTTCTTCTCGAACTGCTCCGTTCGCGCTCTCCTACGGGCGTCGAACGCGAGGCGGCGGACATCGTAGAAAAATACGTTTCGTCCTATGCGGACTCGGTGAGTCGCGACGTTCTCGGAAACAGAATCGCGACCCTCGGCGCGGGCGCAAAAACGCTTATGCTCGCAGGACACATGGACGAAATCGGATTCATCGTTTCGTACATAGACGAAAACGGCTTCGTATTTTTCGAAACGCTCGGCGGGCACGACAACGTAATGCTCCCAGGCAGGCGCGTTACAATCATGACCCGCAACGGCTACGTCTACGGCGTAACGGGCAAGCGGGCGGTACACCTCATGGACGCCAAGGAGCGCAAGGAAGTTCCCGAAATCTACGGCGTGTGGATTGACATCGGCGCGAAGTCCAAAAAGGAGGCGCAAAGCCTCGTCGAAATAGGGGATTCCGTCGTGTACGACACAATCGTCCACAAGCTCTCGCGCACGCGCTGCGCCGCGCGGGCGTTCGACGACAGGGCGGGCTGCTACTGCGCGTTCGAGGCTCTCCGCAGGCTCGCAAAGCTCGAAAAAAAGCCCGAATTCAAGGTTGTGAGCGTGGCGACCACTCAGGAGGAAATCGGCACGCGCGGCGCGTTGACCTCGGCGTACGCCGTCAAACCCGACGTCGCAATCGCAATCGACGTAGACCATGCGACCGACTTCCCCAGCTGCGACAAACGCCGTTTCGGGTATATCGAACTCGGCGCGGGCCCCGTAATTTCGCGCGGGCCGAACATCAACCCGAAAGTTTTTGAAAGGCTTGTCGAGTGCGCAAAACTCGCGGGCATTCCCTATCAGGTGAGCGCGGAAAGCAGACCAACGGGGACGGACGCGCGCGTTATCCAGATGACGCGCGGGGGCGTCGCCACGGGGCTTGTCGGCATACCGCTGCGCTACATGCACACGCCCGCGGAAGTCGCCGACCTCGACGACATCTCGAACTGCGTAAAGCTCTTGGAGGCATTCGCAATCTCGCTCAAAGAATCGGACGACTTCACTTTCTAAAATGGCGAAATCAAAAAAAGTTCTGCTCACCCGCGAGGACAATTCGGCGGTCGCCGAAATCCTGAAATCAAAGGGCGTGGGCGCAATAGAGCTTCCTCTCGTGAAAATCAACCTGCAAGCGGAGGAGGACGAACTGCGCGACGTCTTCGCCGAAATGGGACGCTACGACTGGCTGACGTTTTCTAGCGTCAACGGCGTGCGCGGCTTCTTCGGCGAGTTTTTGAAGTCGTTCGACGACATACGCGCGCTGGGAATCGCCCGCATCGCGTGCGTGGGCGAGGCCACCGCGCGGGAGCTTAAAAAATACTTTCTCCGCGCCGACGTCGTTCCCGAAATCTCCACCGCCGAAAACATGGCGCAGGCGATGGCGGACTACGAGACGCTCGAAAACCTGAAAATTCTCTGCATAATAGGCAACCTTGCCGGCAACGAGCTTTTCGACGCGCTCGAAAAAAACCGCGCCATCGTGGACGCTCTCGAAGTCTATAAAACCGAAATCGCGCGGGTCGAAAAGGACTGCGCGGCGGCGGCGGAATTCCGCAAAACGGGCGCGGACGCTGTCGTTTTCGCAAGCCCGTCGGCGGTGGAGGGCTTCGCTAAAAACGCCGAAAACCTCGCGCTGTCGGCAAAGGCGGTTCGCCCGAAAATCGTGGCGATTGGCGCGAAGACTGCGGCGGCGGTCGAAAAATTCGGCATGAAAGTCGCCGCGCAGGCTAAAAATCCATCTCCCGAAGCCGTCGCCGAGGCGGTTCTTTCGGCAGTCGGAATTTCCGAAAAATGACGCGCGTTTTTATCTCGGCAGTCTTGGCGTCGCTTGCGTGCATGCTCGCGGCGTCGTGCTCGAAAAGCGACGGGTCGGCGTTCCCGCCCGTTCCCGTCGTCGAAAAGGCGGACATCGACGGCCTGTGGCTCATGTACGACGGCGACGAGCCCGAAACCGTGGTCGCGGTCTATCCGCGCGGCGGCAAACGCTACGCGAAAATGGTCGCAATCTACCACGACTCCAAAATGGACGACACAATCGAAAAGCCGATTGAGCGCGCCAAGGGTCTCGACGGAAAGCCGCCGCTCTGCGGTCTCGATTTTGTGTGGGATTTGATTCCCTCGTCGGACGGAAAATTCGTCGGCAAGGTCGTGAATCCCGACGACGGCGGCGTCTACCGCTGCAAACTCTGGTTCGACGCCGACTCAAAAAAACTCGTCCTGCGCGGCGAGCTTTTTGTGTTCGGTGCGAACGAGTACCTCGTTCCGTTCGAGCAGTCGAAACTTCCGTTCAAACTCGACATCGCCAAGCTTTCGCCCAATCCGCCGTGCTTGTAGAAATGTTTGCGCTTTGTTCGGGTTTTGCCCGAATTTCGCAAGCGCAAAAAAAAGCTGGATTTTTCCCGAAATAAAGTCGATAATGCACGCATCAAAGGGGCTGTTGATTCATTCGCGGTTTCCGTTTGCGCGAACGCGGATTCGCTTTTGAGGCGTCCGCGGCGGCGGCGCGGACGGAACGGAATTTCAACCGCTCCACGGCGACCGCCCGCAAAACGGCGAACTCCGCAATTTATCAAAAATTGACACGACATGACAAAAAACGTAATCAGCATAATCATGGGCGGCGGGCGCGGCACGCGTTTGTATCCGCTTACGAAATACCGTTGCAAGCCCGCAGTTCCGCTCGCGGGCAAGTACAGGCTTGTGGACATTCCCATTAGCAACTGCATAAATTCGGGTTTCGACAGCATTTACCTGCTCTCCCAATTCAACACGGCGTCGCTGCACAAGCACATTCAGCAGACATACAAGTTCGACTCGTTCGGAAACGGCTTCGTCGATATTCTCGCGGCCGAGCAGACAGATTCAGGCGGAGACTGGTATCAGGGCACGGCGGACGCCGTCCGCAAAAACATGCACCACTTCGAACGCCACGGCGAAGTCTGCCACTACCTGATTCTATCGGGAGACCAGCTCTACCAGATGAATTTCAAGGAAATGCTCAACAGGCATATCGCAAACAATGCCGACATCACAATCGCCGCAAAGCCCATGCCAAAAAGCGAAGCGCCGAGCCTCGGCGTAATGCGCGTAAACGACAACCTCGAAATCGTCGAATTCGCCGAAAAGCCGAAAGACGAAAAAGTCATCAACTCCTTCCTCGTAGGCGACAACCTCAAACACAACCTCAAAGACCCAAATGCCGACTACTGCTTGGCGTCGATGGGCATTTACATCTTCTCGCAGCACGTCTTGGAAGAGGCGATGTCGGGCAGCGAAATGGACTTCGGCAAGGAAATTATCCCCGGACTGCTCGGCAAGAAAAAACTCTGCGCCTACATCTTCGACGGCTATTGGGAAGACATCGGCACGGTAGGCGCGTTCTTCGAGGCGAACCTCGCCCTCACCGAACCCAACCCCGAATTCGACTTCCACAAGCAGGACAAACCCATCTACACGCACTGCCGCTTCCTCCCCGGTGCGAAAATCTTCGGCACGAAAATCGACAGGGCGAACGTCGCGGACGGGTCGGTCATTCGCGCGGACTCGCTCGAACGTTGCGTAATCGGGATTCGCTCGATTATCGAGGGCGGAACGTCGCTCAAAAACGTGATAATGATGGGCGCGGACTACTACGAATCGCAGGAGGAGCGCGAGTACAACGTTTCGAGGGGCGTGCCGCCAATCGGAATAGGGCGGAACTGCAAAATCGAAAACGCGATTATCGACAAAAACGCGCGTATCGGCGACAACTGCGTGCTAAGCCCGAAAGGCAAGCCCGACAAATGGGAGGCGGAAGGCCTCTATGTAAGGGACGGCGTTCTGATTGTAACGAAGCAGGCTGTAATCAACTCTGGAACAATCGTAGACGGGGCGTGAAAGCACCGCCCTACGGCGTTTCTTGACGGGGCGTGAAAGCACCGTTGATGCGGCGTTTCGCGAGTGTCTCAGACTGCTCGCGTACGTCAGTACGCCACGCACCCTGAGCCACTCGCAAAGCCACCGCCTGAACGGCACTTTGACGCCCCTAAAAAGTGAGCGCACGGCGCACGAAGATTTTAGAATGCGCTGGGATAAAAGTTGGGTAGGGCGTTTCGTCAGCTACCGTAGCGTTGGGAAATCCGAGTACGTCCCTAAAATTACAGAAAGCCACCGCCTGAACGGCACTCTAACGCGCCTAAAATTACAGCGCACGGCGCGAAGATTTTAGAGTGCTTTGGGATAAAAGTATAGCATATTGCATAGCGGAGAATCCTTGTTTGCGGATTCCCGCTTTTTCTTTTTTATCCGCGCAAAGCGCGTCTATTTTTTACCTGTTTCTCTCTAATGTTCGGCAATTTTAATCCTAGTAATTGGCGAAGCCAATACGGACTGATACAGAAAAGGCGCGGTTATAGCTGCGCCGCATAACAATTAAAAGGAGCGAAGCTCCGAAGAAAGGCGCGGCTCGCGCTCGAAGCTCCGACGGCTGGCGCACCTTGCGTCCGCGGCTCGCGCCCGTGTAGGCTGTTAGTCTGCCCAGCGGGGGGACAGGCGGGAGTTTTCGTGGTAGCGAAAACCGCCTTTTGGGGGCGGCAAGCCCCCTCTGTTGACCGGCGCGGCTCGCGCCCAAAAAAGGGTTGCGTTTGGTTTTGGGGGGTGGATAATGGGGAGAAAATAATTGAACAGGTATGAATCAGATTGATATATTCGGGCAGAACGCCGAGGTTTTTATCGGCGCGGAGGATTTGAAGGAGAAGCTTGCGGCTGGCAAGCGGTTGCGCGTCAAGTTGGGGGTAGACCCGACGCGCCCCGACCTCACGTTCGGGCACATGGTCGTTTTCAACAAACTGCGCCAGTTTCAGGATTTGGGGCATCAGGCGGTTTTGATTATCGGCGACTACACCGCATGTATCGGAGATCCCAGCGGTAGGAGCGCATTGCGCCCCGTCTTGACGCGCGAAGAGGTCATGGAAAACGCAAAGACCTACCTTGCGCAGGCGTTCAAGATTCTGGACGAATCGCGCACGGAGGTGCACTATAACAGCGAGTGGTTCGGGGGAATGTCGTTCGGCGACCTGCTGAACCTCGCCCGCAAAATGACGGTCGCGAGAATGCTCGAACGCGACGACTTCGCAAAACGCTACGCGTCGAAGACGCCGATTTCGATAGTCGAATTTTTGTACCCGCTCGTGCAGGGCTACGACTCTGTTATGATAGAGTCCGACGTGGAGCTTGGCGGAACCGACCAGCTTTTCAACAACCTTGTCGGGCGCGACTTGCAGCGCGACGCAGGGCAGTCGGGGCAGGCGGTAATCACAATGCCGCTTCTCGTGGGCTTGGACGGCGAAAAGAAGATGTCGAAAAGCTACGGCAACTACATTGCGT
The Opitutia bacterium KCR 482 genome window above contains:
- a CDS encoding DUF2147 domain-containing protein, yielding MTRVFISAVLASLACMLAASCSKSDGSAFPPVPVVEKADIDGLWLMYDGDEPETVVAVYPRGGKRYAKMVAIYHDSKMDDTIEKPIERAKGLDGKPPLCGLDFVWDLIPSSDGKFVGKVVNPDDGGVYRCKLWFDADSKKLVLRGELFVFGANEYLVPFEQSKLPFKLDIAKLSPNPPCL
- a CDS encoding M42 family metallopeptidase is translated as MNNHFEMDEFLLELLRSRSPTGVEREAADIVEKYVSSYADSVSRDVLGNRIATLGAGAKTLMLAGHMDEIGFIVSYIDENGFVFFETLGGHDNVMLPGRRVTIMTRNGYVYGVTGKRAVHLMDAKERKEVPEIYGVWIDIGAKSKKEAQSLVEIGDSVVYDTIVHKLSRTRCAARAFDDRAGCYCAFEALRRLAKLEKKPEFKVVSVATTQEEIGTRGALTSAYAVKPDVAIAIDVDHATDFPSCDKRRFGYIELGAGPVISRGPNINPKVFERLVECAKLAGIPYQVSAESRPTGTDARVIQMTRGGVATGLVGIPLRYMHTPAEVADLDDISNCVKLLEAFAISLKESDDFTF
- a CDS encoding diaminopimelate dehydrogenase, with protein sequence MAIKLGIIGYGNLGRGVEAAVRQNPDMELEVVFTRRNPESVKIATKSAKVANVADAAEWKDRLDVVILCGGSATDLPVQTPEYAKLFNVVDSFDTHAKIPEHFAKVDASARAAGKVAAISLGWDPGLFSLNRMYAGAILPEGKDYTFWGRGVSQGHSDAVRRIAGVKNAKQYTIPVDSALDAVRRGETPELSTRQKHVRECFVVLEDGADAERVEREIKTMPNYFADYDTTVHFIDEAEFNANHSKIPHGGMVFRIGKTGFEKENTHIIEYKLKLDSNPEFTSSALVAFARAVCRMNKEGMSGCKTIFDIPPAYLSPKSGEELRSTLL
- a CDS encoding 3-hydroxyacyl-ACP dehydratase, whose product is MNESPIHFSYSDILAAMPQQPPFLFVEEADYADGVIAGRYTLKPDEFFFKGHFKDNPVFPGTLMLEAMGQLCVFGLIKGVFADMPKPADPEKIFFTSGDGARCMRICRPNEVIELRAKPTRIRRPIANFEASMSVGGQKASFCEKLTLTFDFIS
- a CDS encoding uroporphyrinogen-III synthase, which gives rise to MAKSKKVLLTREDNSAVAEILKSKGVGAIELPLVKINLQAEEDELRDVFAEMGRYDWLTFSSVNGVRGFFGEFLKSFDDIRALGIARIACVGEATARELKKYFLRADVVPEISTAENMAQAMADYETLENLKILCIIGNLAGNELFDALEKNRAIVDALEVYKTEIARVEKDCAAAAEFRKTGADAVVFASPSAVEGFAKNAENLALSAKAVRPKIVAIGAKTAAAVEKFGMKVAAQAKNPSPEAVAEAVLSAVGISEK
- a CDS encoding glycosyltransferase N-terminal domain-containing protein, with the protein product MIWLYRLLFVPAFLLAFPYYAVRMLRRGGYSKDFSHRLGGQKKLPPKSGKKRVWLQAVSVGEIEALASLIDMLSSEFELVVTTTTSTAYKILREKYAAKCLYVGVFPIDFWLFSARAWEKINPDVCLLMEGELWPEHMHQAKSRGAKIMLLNARMSDKSFGRYAKFPYVARRLLDKFDAICASSEFDAARFIRLGASPLKVFTTGNMKFDSKPATVLDENGKAQLRAEMGFAPDSLVLLGSSTWDGEEEMLLKALDKIRADKIDCRLLLVPRHAERRNAVKRLIAGYPHGVRSESKTAPEGTLVYLADTTGELRNLTQIADFAFVGKSLPPNVGGQTPIDCAALGVPIVYGPNMTNFRRACETLERDGAVVKVPNAECAVVELARLAKNPHARETLAQSAKKWHSSNVGASARTFAIIEDRCGK
- a CDS encoding beta-ketoacyl-[acyl-carrier-protein] synthase family protein produces the protein MKKNNVVITGLGFITSIGNDIESVCDSLVNLKNGIELYPQFADDKIPVKCVGTVKHFDTDSTDPEDWTYPPEYRVRRDVLRSLPPHGLYAYCAMKQAIADSGLDESQISDPSTGLYTASAGSTGMLYHNMQMLDKKGVLRSNPLGIVASIVGTLSFNLVSAFKIKGASCGFASACASSSHATGFAYDEIANGRQDRMFVVGGEDGDYRTLLPFAGMRALSTNRDPETASRPFDKNRDGFVGCGGGVVMLLENEEVAKARGAKIYARIRGWGQASDGYNVAVPHPEGTGVINAANRALADAGISADDVDYINAHATSTPMGDVAELKAVKSVFGQNKKLRISSTKAITGHGLSLAGVMEAAFCALALKRGFTPGSAHIENLDEAAEGLNIPRKTEFDSPKIALSLSSGFGGANTAIVMEAAE
- a CDS encoding DUF6786 family protein — translated: MKIFQTLGFVGIASLLGACGLIKESALDTSGPDLPAFGQELSFFSKYNAGIVLLGEGNSLVAVSPKYQGRVMTSTFGGAEGASLGWINHRLVADEKAAIQSDEVGGEDSFGIGPEGGDFSVFFPAGATYSSENWRAPESFSSEPWKLTARSKTQARFEKFADFENAKGKRFKVKAEREITVLNRPQVSEILGIEIPEAVKLVAFQSFNKLTNAGDAAWTPESGLLNMNVQSCFNANRKVRVFIPYRAGDAAKLGDIVRDNYFEASSGDGSLLVDPSYVEFKVDGRNMSGIGISGRRSEGIAVSFDAYNKILTVILYIKPSGNCAYLQNAWRRSGGDRFDGDAISVYNNGPLARTSAAADRFYEITTYSPALELAAGKSQFHLQRTFHFGGSEYDLGLISYKLTGIAIGQLRGEKQ